Within Alcaligenes sp. SDU_A2, the genomic segment CAGCTTCGAGCAAGCCGGCATCAGCCCCGACATCATCACGCTGTCTAAATCGCTGTCAGGCTTTGGTCTACCCATGTCACTGGTGCTGCTGCGCCCCGAGCTGGATATCTGGAAGCCTGGTGCGCATAACGGTACGTTCCGGGGCAACAATCTGGCCTTTGTCACGGCCGCGCAGGCTTTGGAAACGTACTGGGCGGACGATGCCTTCGAGCAGCAAGTCCAGGCCAAAGAGCGCCAGGTGCGCGACTGGCTGGAGAACCTGGTGCATAGCTATCCCGATGCCGGCCTGAGCGTGCGGGGACGCGGTCTGATCCAGGGGTTGGTGACCGTGCCGGGCGAAGGGCTGGCCAATCGGATTGCCGCCCAGGCCTTCGAGCAAGGATTGGTGATCGAAACCTCGGGCGCGCACGACGAAGTGCTCAAGCTGCTGCCGGCCCTGACGATAGATAGCGAGCAGTTGGCGCAGGGCTTGAACATCATCGAACGCAGCGTGGCGCAGTGTCTGTCGCAGCGCACCACTAAAGCACGGGTATTGAAACTGGGAGGAGCACGCTGATGCTGGTCAAGAATGTACAAGACGTCATTGGAACAAGCGACGAGGTTCGCACCGAGAATTGGGTCAGCCGTCGCGTGCTGCTGAAAAAGGACGGCATGGGATTTTCGTTCCACGAAACCGTTATTTTCCCGGGCACCGAAACACATATCCATTATCAGAACCATCTGGAAGCGGTCTGGTGCGTGGAGGGTGACGGCGAAATTGAAACGATTGCCGACGGCAAAAAGTATGCGCTGGGTCCAGGCGTTGTTTATGCGCTGGATCAGCACGATGAACATTGGTTGCGTGGCGGAGAAAAGCCGCTGCGCGTGATCTGCGTCTTTAACCCGCCCCTGACCGGGCAGGAAGTTCATGACGCCAAAGGTGTATATCCTTTGGTCGCGGATGCGGATTGAATCAGGAAGGAGGCCATCATGACTGTAATGATGACAGACCGGTACGCCTCGCGTACCGAGCGGGGAGCGGCGATTGTGGCCCGTCAGGAGCCGGTGGTGTATGACACGCCGGTCGGGAGCCGGCCCTTGTCGGCCGCTCAGTTGCGGGAATACGAAGACAATGGTTTTTTGCTCTTGCCGGATGTGTTTTCCGCGCAGGAGGTGCGCAGCCTGTTGGCCGACGTGCAGGGTATGAGCACCGATCCGGCCATTCTGAAGCGCGAAGAGGCTGTCGTCGAAAAAGGCAGCCAGGCCGTACGTTCTATTTTCCGGGTGCACGATTTAAGTCCTTTGATTGCCCGTCTGGTACGCGATCCGCGCGTGCTGGATGTGGCGCGTCAGATTCTGGGCTCGGACGTTTACGTACATCAGTCGCGTGCCAATCTGAAGCCTGGCTTTACAGGCAAGGAGTTTTACTGGCATTCGGACTTCGAGACCTGGCATGTCGAAGATGGCATGCCGCAGATGCGCGCGCTAAGTTGTTCCGTGTTGCTGACCGATAACAACGTCTGCAACGGCCCGTTGATGTTGGTTCCCGGCTCGCATCGCCAGTTTGTGTCCTGCGAAGGCATCACCCCCGATGGGCATTACAAGGAGTCCTTGCGCAAACAGGAATATGGCGTGCCCGATCCGATCAGTTTGCGTTTATTGGTCGATAAGGGCGGTATCGAAGCCATTACCGCCAAGGCGGGTTCAGTCATCTTTTTTGACTGCAATACCATGCACGGTTCGGCCAGCAATATTTCGCCCTGGCCGCGCGCCAATGTCTTTACCGTGTACAACAGCATGGAAAATAGCGTGCAGGACCCGAAATACGGCCTGCAGCCACGGCCCGAGCACGTCGCGACGCGTGGTCGCTTTGCTATGCTCAAGCCCTTAGAAGGCCGTTTGCTTGATCCGTCGAACTAGCCGTTTGCTGAAGCAGATTGGATTAAACCCCTTGGGACGTTGTCCTCAAGGGGTTTTTTGTGCCTGACACCGTTGAGAAGAGTTGTTTACTGCGTTGCGGGCAGGCTTGAGATAGTAGGGGAAGCACGCGATTGATGGGCGCGGCTGGCGCTTAGGACGGGTTGATGAAGTTGCTCAGAAACTCCTGGGTGCGGGCGTGTTGCGGGTGGCTGAACAATTGCTCGGGCGGGGCCGATTCGACGATGACGCCCTTATCGAAAAAGCACACGCGATCGGAGATTTCTTTGGCAAACTGCATTTCGTGCGTCACCAGCAAAATGGTCAGATCGTGTTCCTGGACCAGCTTCTGGATGACGCCCAGCACTTCGCCCACCAGTTCGGGGTCCAGTGCCGAGGTCGGCTCGTCGAACAGCATGATGTTGGGGCGCATGGCCAGGGCGCGGGCGATGCCGACGCGCTGCTGTTGGCCGCCCGAGAGCTGGCTGGGAAACTTATCGGCCTGATCGATCAGCCCGACCAGTTCCAGGTACTGCTCGGCGCGTTCGCGCGCCTCTTGCCGGGACAGGCCCAATACGTGTTCCGGGGCTTCTGTCACATTGCGCATGACGGACATATGCGGGAACAGATTGAACTGCTGAAACACCATGCCCATTTCCTTGCGCATCTGGCGCAGGTGTTTTTCTCCAGCGGTCAC encodes:
- a CDS encoding ectoine synthase, translated to MLVKNVQDVIGTSDEVRTENWVSRRVLLKKDGMGFSFHETVIFPGTETHIHYQNHLEAVWCVEGDGEIETIADGKKYALGPGVVYALDQHDEHWLRGGEKPLRVICVFNPPLTGQEVHDAKGVYPLVADAD
- the thpD gene encoding ectoine hydroxylase: MTVMMTDRYASRTERGAAIVARQEPVVYDTPVGSRPLSAAQLREYEDNGFLLLPDVFSAQEVRSLLADVQGMSTDPAILKREEAVVEKGSQAVRSIFRVHDLSPLIARLVRDPRVLDVARQILGSDVYVHQSRANLKPGFTGKEFYWHSDFETWHVEDGMPQMRALSCSVLLTDNNVCNGPLMLVPGSHRQFVSCEGITPDGHYKESLRKQEYGVPDPISLRLLVDKGGIEAITAKAGSVIFFDCNTMHGSASNISPWPRANVFTVYNSMENSVQDPKYGLQPRPEHVATRGRFAMLKPLEGRLLDPSN
- the ehuA gene encoding ectoine/hydroxyectoine ABC transporter ATP-binding protein EhuA; this translates as MTTQNDAPIIQFEQVTKKFGDLTVLDALDFQVQRGEKVSIIGPSGSGKSTVLRILMTLENIDAGMITVAGKPLWHEQASDGQLVTAGEKHLRQMRKEMGMVFQQFNLFPHMSVMRNVTEAPEHVLGLSRQEARERAEQYLELVGLIDQADKFPSQLSGGQQQRVGIARALAMRPNIMLFDEPTSALDPELVGEVLGVIQKLVQEHDLTILLVTHEMQFAKEISDRVCFFDKGVIVESAPPEQLFSHPQHARTQEFLSNFINPS